One stretch of Longimicrobium sp. DNA includes these proteins:
- a CDS encoding glycosyltransferase codes for MHVVAHNGARIWGGAERATALLLAGLQRRGHRVLLLCNEAEVARRAAALGVPTEILALGGDAMIPHALRLARRLRRLRPDAFIIGTYKKLFLAALGARLARVPRIVARVGLETDTPRSAKYRLALPRWVDAVVVNARRQRSAFADLPGFDVDRVVVIHNGVEPPVSRAPRGSVRAALGIPNDAHVVGAMARLARQKRLDRLLRAVSKLPGVHCVLAGDGEERGAIESLAAQLGIADRVHLLGHRDDTAEVLDALDVFVVSSDREGLSNAMLEALACGVPVVSTRVSGADDALEPLADGTAPGEIAGFSEDEIAAALRRLLADPELRRTMGDAGRRRAMERFSMDVMLERWEAVLAGRTVAA; via the coding sequence ATGCACGTGGTGGCGCACAACGGTGCGCGCATCTGGGGCGGCGCGGAGCGCGCGACCGCGCTGCTGCTCGCCGGCCTGCAGCGGCGCGGCCACCGCGTGCTCCTGCTCTGCAACGAAGCCGAGGTGGCGCGCCGCGCGGCCGCGCTCGGCGTCCCGACGGAGATCCTCGCGCTGGGCGGCGACGCGATGATCCCGCATGCGCTGCGGCTCGCGCGACGGCTGCGCCGGCTGCGCCCGGACGCGTTCATCATCGGCACCTACAAGAAGCTGTTCCTGGCCGCGCTCGGCGCGAGGCTCGCCCGCGTGCCGCGCATCGTCGCGCGGGTGGGGCTGGAGACGGACACGCCGCGCAGCGCCAAGTACCGCCTCGCACTCCCGCGCTGGGTGGACGCGGTGGTCGTCAACGCGCGGCGCCAGCGGTCCGCCTTCGCCGATCTTCCCGGCTTCGATGTGGATCGCGTCGTGGTGATCCACAACGGCGTGGAGCCGCCGGTCTCCCGCGCGCCGCGGGGCTCGGTTCGCGCCGCGCTCGGCATCCCCAACGACGCGCACGTCGTTGGCGCGATGGCGCGTCTGGCGCGGCAGAAGCGGCTCGATCGGCTCCTCCGCGCCGTCTCCAAGCTCCCCGGCGTGCACTGCGTGCTGGCGGGGGATGGAGAAGAGCGCGGCGCGATCGAATCCCTCGCGGCGCAACTCGGCATTGCGGATCGCGTCCACCTGCTCGGCCACCGCGACGATACTGCGGAGGTACTCGACGCGCTGGACGTGTTCGTCGTCTCCTCCGATCGCGAGGGGCTGTCGAACGCGATGCTCGAGGCGCTCGCGTGCGGCGTCCCCGTCGTCAGCACGCGCGTGAGTGGCGCCGACGACGCGCTGGAGCCGCTCGCGGACGGCACCGCGCCGGGCGAGATCGCCGGGTTCTCGGAGGACGAGATCGCCGCCGCGCTGCGACGCCTCCTCGCGGACCCGGAACTTCGTCGGACGATGGGAGATGCGGGGCGTCGGCGGGCGATGGAGCGCTTCTCGATGGACGTGATGCTGGAGCGCTGGGAGGCGGTGCTGGCCGGGCGGACGGTGGCCGCATGA
- a CDS encoding glycosyltransferase, whose amino-acid sequence MKLVIQNGSRVWGGNEKWLATLSAGLIARGHEVIVSCPRGAVRERLGEMGIATTGVRPRGVLDVVSGVAFARWLRRERPDALLLTSWQPLAWSAWAGRRAGVPRIVVRLGIVREHPRRGGRARAFRRWVDAMIVNSAEIRDVWLRSAPDYPAERIHVVMNGLRARDAERPALRSRLRNELDVAPETLLVGGAGHLAPRKGFDLLLRAFAAAALPDARVVIAGGGDYLRELREMADALGIADRVHFLGHRDDGPDVIGGCDVFVLGSRNEGMANVMLEAMAAGVPVVATDVSGVRRALGAEEGAPPAGWIVPPDDADAMAAALREVADALVAGSARVEKRTDEAMRRIHERFGVERMVRECEAILFGQRGAP is encoded by the coding sequence ATGAAGCTGGTGATCCAGAACGGCAGCCGCGTGTGGGGCGGCAACGAGAAGTGGCTGGCCACGCTGTCGGCCGGGCTGATCGCGCGCGGGCACGAAGTGATCGTCTCCTGCCCGCGCGGCGCCGTCCGCGAACGGCTGGGGGAGATGGGGATCGCGACGACGGGCGTGCGGCCGCGCGGCGTGCTGGACGTGGTGAGCGGCGTCGCGTTCGCGCGGTGGCTGCGCCGCGAGCGGCCGGACGCGCTGCTGCTGACCTCGTGGCAGCCGCTGGCGTGGAGCGCGTGGGCGGGGCGGCGCGCGGGCGTCCCCCGCATCGTCGTGCGCCTGGGGATCGTGCGCGAGCACCCGCGCCGTGGCGGCCGGGCGCGCGCATTCCGCCGCTGGGTCGACGCGATGATCGTGAACTCGGCGGAGATCCGCGACGTGTGGCTCCGCTCCGCGCCGGACTATCCCGCGGAGCGGATCCACGTGGTGATGAACGGCCTCCGCGCGCGCGACGCCGAGCGCCCCGCGCTGCGCAGCCGCCTGCGGAACGAGCTCGACGTGGCGCCAGAGACGCTGCTGGTCGGCGGGGCGGGGCACCTGGCGCCGCGCAAGGGCTTCGACCTGCTCCTGCGCGCGTTTGCCGCCGCGGCGCTGCCGGACGCGCGCGTCGTCATCGCCGGCGGCGGCGACTACCTGCGCGAGCTGCGGGAGATGGCGGACGCGCTCGGCATCGCGGATCGCGTGCATTTCCTGGGGCACCGCGACGACGGGCCGGACGTGATCGGCGGGTGCGACGTGTTCGTGCTCGGCAGCCGCAACGAGGGGATGGCGAATGTGATGCTGGAGGCGATGGCCGCCGGCGTCCCCGTCGTCGCCACGGACGTCAGCGGCGTGCGGCGCGCGCTGGGCGCGGAGGAGGGCGCTCCACCCGCCGGCTGGATCGTCCCGCCCGACGACGCGGACGCGATGGCCGCTGCCCTGCGCGAGGTGGCGGATGCGCTCGTGGCCGGTTCAGCGCGCGTCGAAAAGCGCACGGACGAGGCGATGCGCCGCATCCACGAGCGCTTCGGCGTGGAGCGGATGGTGCGCGAGTGCGAGGCGATCCTCTTCGGCCAGCGCGGCGCACCGTGA
- a CDS encoding glycosyltransferase family 9 protein, which translates to MSELRYPSRRVCIVLLTGLGDVVHGLPLVNALKEDDPLRRITWVVEPMPAPLLAGHPSINRVVVYRKKDGLRGIRQLRRDLRAGGPIDLTLNLNVYTKSIWPTLLSRARHRLGFDRGRSFEGVWLASNHHLDARPRAHTADMFLEFAEHLGLAVPDPEWQIRFTGEERRAQAEFFAQFEGRPVATIVPASANAKKDWPAERWARVADALAHDFGYRVVLAGGPGEREQRIAREIVERSSAGPIWALGDSIRRLTWIVAGSSLVLAPDTGPVHIARAFGVPVIGLYGHTNPWRVGPWRMFQDLWVDRYTDPGEPPDPTSFAAKLGRMEQITVDDVTERIARAVDRYPRASGA; encoded by the coding sequence GTGAGCGAGCTCCGCTATCCGTCGCGCCGTGTCTGCATCGTCCTGCTCACCGGGCTGGGCGACGTCGTGCACGGCCTGCCGCTGGTGAACGCGCTGAAGGAAGACGACCCGCTGCGCCGCATCACCTGGGTCGTCGAGCCGATGCCCGCGCCGCTGCTGGCCGGGCATCCGTCCATCAACCGCGTCGTCGTCTACCGCAAGAAGGACGGCCTGCGCGGCATCCGCCAGCTCCGGCGCGACCTGCGCGCCGGTGGCCCCATCGACCTGACGCTCAACCTCAACGTCTACACCAAGAGCATCTGGCCGACGCTGCTGTCGCGCGCGCGGCACCGGCTGGGCTTCGACCGCGGGCGCTCGTTCGAGGGCGTCTGGCTCGCCTCCAATCACCACCTCGACGCGCGGCCGCGCGCGCACACCGCGGACATGTTCCTGGAGTTCGCGGAGCACCTCGGGCTCGCGGTCCCGGACCCGGAGTGGCAGATCCGCTTTACCGGCGAGGAGCGGCGGGCGCAGGCGGAGTTCTTCGCGCAGTTCGAGGGCCGCCCCGTCGCGACCATCGTCCCCGCGTCGGCGAACGCGAAGAAGGATTGGCCGGCGGAGCGGTGGGCGCGCGTGGCCGACGCGCTGGCGCACGACTTCGGCTATCGCGTGGTGCTGGCGGGCGGGCCCGGTGAGCGCGAGCAGCGCATCGCACGGGAGATCGTGGAGCGGTCGAGCGCCGGCCCCATCTGGGCGCTGGGGGATTCGATCCGGCGGCTGACGTGGATCGTGGCGGGGAGCAGCCTGGTGCTGGCGCCGGACACCGGCCCGGTGCACATCGCGCGGGCGTTCGGGGTGCCGGTGATCGGGCTGTACGGGCACACCAACCCGTGGCGCGTCGGGCCCTGGCGCATGTTCCAGGACCTGTGGGTCGATCGCTACACCGATCCCGGCGAGCCGCCCGATCCCACCAGCTTCGCCGCCAAGCTCGGCCGCATGGAGCAGATCACCGTCGACGACGTCACGGAGCGCATCGCCCGCGCGGTGGATCGCTATCCCCGCGCCAGCGGCGCGTAA
- a CDS encoding glycosyltransferase family 9 protein, with protein sequence MGRTLPPLSLPPGARVAIVMMSAIGDTVHTLPVVNSLRAAVPDARITWIMQPGPHPLVAHHPAIDEFVIFDRKRGGRAFADLRRAVRGKQFDVVLALQVYLKAGIVTALLDSPRKVGFDRKRARDLNWLFTTEHIAPRPQRHLQDQYFEFVEHLGVPPLLEWHLGPTEEEAARYRDLLPESDRPTVAIVLGTSKPEKEWPADRYARAIDALASDLGARTILVGGKSPRELEAAAEIRRLAAHPPADLLEWDLRRLVYLIDRADVLVSPDTGPLHVGVALNTPTVSLMGYTNPRRVGPYRRFHDLLIDAYGDPGEDYPADAGYRPGRMERITPEQVVEKVELALKRYPRRG encoded by the coding sequence GTGGGACGAACGCTACCGCCGCTGAGCCTGCCCCCCGGCGCCCGCGTCGCCATCGTCATGATGAGCGCGATTGGCGACACGGTGCACACGCTGCCGGTCGTCAACTCGCTGCGCGCGGCGGTGCCGGACGCGCGCATCACCTGGATCATGCAGCCGGGGCCGCACCCGCTGGTGGCGCACCATCCCGCCATCGACGAGTTCGTCATCTTCGACCGCAAGCGGGGGGGGCGCGCCTTCGCGGACCTGCGGCGGGCGGTGCGCGGGAAGCAGTTCGACGTCGTGCTCGCGCTGCAGGTCTATCTCAAGGCGGGGATCGTCACCGCGCTGCTGGACTCACCACGGAAGGTGGGGTTCGACCGGAAGCGGGCTCGGGACCTGAACTGGCTGTTCACCACCGAGCACATCGCGCCGCGGCCGCAGCGCCATCTCCAGGACCAGTACTTCGAGTTCGTGGAGCACCTCGGCGTCCCGCCGCTGCTCGAGTGGCATCTCGGGCCGACGGAGGAAGAGGCGGCGCGCTACCGCGATCTCCTCCCGGAGAGCGACCGCCCGACCGTCGCGATCGTCCTCGGCACCAGCAAGCCGGAGAAGGAGTGGCCCGCGGACCGCTACGCTCGCGCCATCGACGCGCTGGCGAGCGACCTCGGCGCGCGGACGATTCTCGTCGGCGGCAAGTCGCCGCGCGAGCTGGAGGCGGCGGCGGAGATCAGGCGCCTGGCCGCGCATCCGCCGGCCGATCTGCTCGAGTGGGACCTGCGCCGGCTCGTCTACCTGATCGATCGCGCGGACGTGCTCGTCAGCCCGGACACTGGCCCGTTGCACGTGGGCGTCGCGCTGAACACGCCGACGGTGTCGCTGATGGGCTACACGAATCCCAGGCGCGTGGGCCCCTACCGCCGCTTCCACGACCTCCTCATCGACGCGTACGGCGACCCCGGCGAGGACTATCCCGCCGACGCCGGGTACCGCCCCGGCCGCATGGAGCGCATCACCCCCGAGCAGGTTGTGGAGAAAGTGGAGCTTGCCTTGAAGCGGTATCCGCGGCGGGGATAA
- a CDS encoding glycosyltransferase family 9 protein, with protein sequence MDLDGARIAIVMMSAVGDAVHVLPVVNALKRAAPSAHVAWVLQPLPASLVSGHPNVDEIVLVDPKDGWRGLVGAGKTLRRGRFDLLIDLQVAFKAGIVTALARAPVKLGFDRRRARDLNWLFTSRRIPPHAPQHVQEQYFEFLAALGVDPEPVEWHLGPRGDELGRQRDFVAQIGRPYVAINLATSNPDRDWLPERWAAVSDALHERWGLASVLVGGRSEREMEMERQVRDAARHPPVSALGSGFRNLVSILDAAELVLALDSAPLHISVALDRPVISLMANADPRRTGPYRRFHDLVIDAYHDPGEQAPISMRRRWGRMPRIQVADVLEKIELWDERYRR encoded by the coding sequence ATGGACCTGGACGGCGCCCGCATCGCCATCGTCATGATGAGCGCCGTGGGCGACGCCGTGCACGTGCTGCCGGTGGTGAACGCGCTCAAGCGCGCCGCCCCGTCCGCGCACGTCGCCTGGGTGCTGCAGCCGCTCCCCGCCTCGCTCGTCTCCGGCCACCCGAACGTCGACGAGATCGTCCTCGTCGACCCGAAGGACGGCTGGCGCGGGCTGGTGGGCGCGGGGAAGACGCTCCGCCGTGGCCGCTTCGACCTGCTGATCGACCTGCAGGTGGCGTTCAAGGCCGGCATCGTCACCGCGCTGGCCAGGGCGCCGGTGAAGCTGGGGTTCGACCGGCGGCGCGCACGCGACCTGAACTGGCTGTTCACCAGCCGCCGCATCCCGCCGCACGCGCCGCAGCACGTGCAGGAGCAGTACTTCGAGTTCCTGGCCGCCCTCGGCGTCGATCCCGAGCCGGTGGAGTGGCATCTCGGCCCGCGCGGCGATGAGCTCGGCCGGCAGCGCGACTTCGTCGCGCAGATCGGGCGGCCGTACGTGGCCATCAACCTCGCCACCAGCAACCCGGACCGCGACTGGCTTCCCGAGCGCTGGGCCGCCGTCTCCGACGCGCTGCACGAGCGCTGGGGGCTGGCGTCGGTGCTGGTCGGCGGGCGGTCGGAACGGGAGATGGAGATGGAGCGGCAGGTCCGGGATGCGGCGCGGCACCCGCCCGTCTCCGCGCTGGGGAGCGGATTCCGCAACCTCGTGTCGATCCTCGACGCGGCGGAGCTGGTGCTGGCGCTGGACAGCGCGCCACTGCACATCTCCGTTGCCCTCGACCGGCCCGTCATCTCCCTGATGGCGAACGCCGACCCGCGGCGGACCGGGCCCTATCGCCGCTTCCACGACCTGGTGATCGACGCCTACCACGACCCCGGCGAGCAGGCGCCGATCTCCATGCGCCGCCGCTGGGGCCGAATGCCACGCATCCAGGTGGCCGACGTGCTGGAGAAGATCGAGCTGTGGGACGAACGCTACCGCCGCTGA
- a CDS encoding non-heme iron oxygenase ferredoxin subunit, with protein MPEYEVARVSAVPEGEARGFTIGREEIVLCNVDGEIYALQGHCSHEELPLDGGEIEDGVLTCEWHGAQFDVRTGAVCSPPASIPLRGYDTRVDDEGRIFVTM; from the coding sequence ATGCCGGAATACGAGGTGGCGCGCGTCTCCGCGGTGCCCGAGGGCGAGGCGCGCGGCTTCACGATCGGCCGCGAGGAGATCGTCCTCTGCAACGTGGATGGCGAGATCTACGCGCTGCAGGGCCATTGCAGCCACGAGGAACTGCCGCTGGACGGCGGCGAGATCGAGGACGGCGTGCTGACCTGCGAGTGGCACGGCGCGCAGTTCGACGTCCGCACCGGAGCCGTCTGCTCCCCCCCCGCCAGCATCCCCCTGCGCGGCTATGACACGCGCGTCGACGACGAGGGGCGGATTTTCGTGACGATGTAG
- a CDS encoding carboxypeptidase-like regulatory domain-containing protein codes for MIALVAIASPALAQGTGRVQGRAYASSDRAPVAYALVRLVSVGSGARPRTVLSDSSGAFAFPDVPAGTYRLSLERIGFAAERTEPFAVPAGGTVRRDLGSVPRAVAIPKLVVTPLCLTGADVAQDSALAALLAEAQKGIETRRAFDAAYRYEFNTAQWFARGGSRPKNVQWEVSHVVMDPRTRVDREREGWGTASMLGMSLEIPDGREILEPEFLATHCIEASEDSAAGVYTLGFRPVRTRPRHVDIRGVLRMSRRTLEMETIQVEWLRWTTPLLKATVEYRDAYVPGGVVRLPIGAMFSGRPPPPVKSGRITGEIHFQEFGGLVRADSARVEGTGP; via the coding sequence TTGATCGCGCTCGTCGCCATCGCCTCGCCCGCGCTGGCGCAGGGGACGGGGCGCGTGCAGGGGCGCGCCTACGCCAGCTCGGATCGGGCGCCGGTGGCGTACGCGCTCGTCCGCCTGGTCTCCGTCGGCTCAGGCGCGCGGCCGCGGACGGTGCTGAGCGACTCCAGCGGCGCGTTCGCGTTCCCAGACGTGCCGGCGGGGACGTACAGGCTGTCGCTGGAGCGGATCGGGTTCGCGGCGGAGCGGACGGAGCCGTTCGCCGTCCCCGCCGGTGGCACCGTGCGCCGCGACCTGGGGAGCGTGCCGCGCGCGGTGGCCATCCCCAAGCTCGTCGTCACCCCACTCTGTCTGACGGGCGCGGACGTGGCGCAGGACTCGGCGCTGGCCGCGCTGCTGGCCGAGGCGCAGAAGGGGATCGAGACGCGCCGCGCCTTCGACGCCGCGTACCGCTACGAGTTCAACACCGCGCAGTGGTTCGCGCGCGGCGGCTCGCGGCCGAAGAACGTGCAGTGGGAGGTGTCGCACGTGGTGATGGACCCGCGCACGCGCGTGGACCGCGAGCGCGAGGGGTGGGGCACCGCGTCGATGCTGGGGATGTCGCTGGAGATCCCCGACGGGCGCGAGATCCTGGAGCCGGAGTTCCTGGCCACGCACTGCATCGAGGCCAGCGAGGACTCGGCGGCGGGCGTCTACACGCTCGGCTTCCGCCCGGTGCGGACGCGGCCCCGCCACGTCGACATCCGCGGCGTCCTGCGCATGAGCCGCCGCACGTTGGAGATGGAGACCATCCAGGTGGAGTGGCTGCGCTGGACCACGCCGCTGCTGAAGGCCACGGTGGAGTACCGCGACGCGTACGTTCCCGGCGGCGTGGTGCGGCTCCCCATCGGCGCGATGTTCTCCGGCCGCCCGCCGCCGCCCGTGAAGTCCGGCCGCATCACCGGCGAGATCCACTTCCAGGAGTTCGGCGGCCTCGTCCGCGCCGACTCGGCGCGAGTGGAAGGCACCGGACCTTGA
- a CDS encoding carboxypeptidase-like regulatory domain-containing protein → MIAIRTTFIALLLAVAIAHAGRAAAQVGMGGVHGRALAAASRAPVAYALVRLIPVGFNVPVRSTLTDGQGGFAFIAVIPGTYRLRLERVGYSAEQTEAFAVAADQRVERIIRSVPRAIAIAPIVATSGCRTDVNLQNDPALATLWNEAVKGMELRRAFDDQYRYEFDQNQYHTMSLQNSGAPDSLKRHVTLDPRTRMNRNREGWGQVRPNSMTLEVPDGREILDPAFLRLHCLDAGLDEAAGVYTIGFRPRRERRGHVDIRGELRLDRRTFQVTSLQVEWTDVTHVLLEATVEFGDAEVPGGTVRMPVIAFFSGHAPESMNLGEIRGEVQFVNYGNLQKVRGP, encoded by the coding sequence ATGATCGCCATTCGCACAACCTTCATCGCTCTCCTCCTCGCCGTCGCCATCGCACACGCCGGGCGCGCGGCCGCGCAGGTGGGGATGGGTGGCGTGCACGGGCGCGCGCTGGCCGCGGCCAGTCGCGCACCGGTGGCGTACGCACTGGTCCGGCTGATCCCCGTCGGCTTCAACGTTCCCGTGCGCAGCACACTCACCGACGGGCAGGGCGGCTTCGCGTTCATCGCGGTGATCCCCGGCACGTACCGCCTGAGGCTGGAGCGCGTCGGCTACTCGGCCGAGCAGACGGAGGCCTTCGCCGTGGCCGCGGACCAGAGAGTGGAGCGCATAATCCGCAGTGTGCCGCGGGCCATCGCCATCGCGCCCATCGTGGCCACCTCGGGGTGCCGCACCGACGTGAACCTGCAGAACGATCCCGCCCTGGCCACCCTCTGGAACGAGGCGGTCAAGGGGATGGAACTGCGGCGCGCCTTCGACGACCAGTACCGCTACGAGTTCGACCAGAACCAGTACCATACCATGTCGCTGCAGAACAGCGGCGCGCCGGATTCGCTCAAGCGGCACGTGACGCTGGACCCCCGCACGCGGATGAACCGCAACCGCGAAGGGTGGGGGCAGGTGCGGCCGAACAGCATGACGCTGGAGGTGCCCGACGGGCGCGAGATCCTGGACCCCGCGTTCCTGCGCCTGCACTGCCTGGACGCCGGCCTCGACGAGGCGGCGGGCGTCTACACCATCGGCTTCCGGCCTCGGCGCGAGCGGCGCGGGCACGTGGACATCCGCGGCGAGCTGCGGCTGGACCGGCGCACGTTCCAGGTCACCAGCCTGCAGGTGGAGTGGACGGACGTCACGCACGTGCTGCTGGAGGCAACCGTCGAGTTCGGTGACGCCGAGGTTCCCGGCGGCACCGTCCGCATGCCGGTGATCGCGTTCTTCTCCGGCCACGCGCCCGAATCGATGAACCTGGGCGAGATCAGGGGCGAGGTGCAGTTCGTCAACTACGGCAACCTGCAAAAGGTGCGAGGACCGTGA
- a CDS encoding carboxypeptidase-like regulatory domain-containing protein has product MSPLRIAIALLLVLLAAGRAAAQVGMGSVRGRVVAASDGAVVSYALVRLASAEGGAPARSALTDAEGAFSFAAVVPGTYRLSLERVGYSSEATDAFAVAAEQTVERVIRSAPRAVAIRPIVATAECRTAENLERYPDLAALWNEAVKGMEARRAFDATYHYEFDQRQYATMTRRNGGALDSTVEHVVRDPRNPVNRNRSGWGTVRRDRMRLEIPDGTEILDPLFLSTHCLDSGMDEEAGVYTIGFRPRRSERGRIDIRGEMRLDRATLQVKSLQVEWTDATRVFLEATVEFTEAVVPGGAVRLPVGAIFSGSPPESMRVGEMRGQIMFVNYTNLYRVAQP; this is encoded by the coding sequence GTGAGCCCGCTCCGCATCGCCATCGCCCTGCTCCTCGTCCTGCTCGCCGCCGGGCGCGCGGCGGCGCAGGTGGGGATGGGGTCGGTGCGCGGGCGCGTGGTGGCGGCGTCGGACGGCGCGGTGGTGTCGTACGCGCTGGTGCGGCTGGCATCCGCCGAGGGCGGCGCGCCGGCGCGGTCGGCGCTCACCGACGCGGAGGGCGCGTTCTCGTTCGCCGCTGTCGTGCCGGGGACGTACCGGCTGTCGCTGGAGCGCGTCGGCTATTCGTCCGAGGCGACGGACGCGTTCGCCGTCGCGGCCGAGCAGACGGTGGAGCGGGTGATCCGCAGCGCGCCGCGCGCCGTGGCCATCCGCCCCATCGTGGCGACGGCGGAGTGCCGCACGGCGGAGAACCTGGAGCGCTATCCCGATCTCGCCGCGCTGTGGAACGAGGCGGTGAAGGGGATGGAGGCGCGGCGCGCCTTCGACGCCACCTACCACTACGAGTTCGACCAGCGCCAGTACGCCACCATGACGCGGCGCAACGGCGGCGCGCTGGACTCGACGGTGGAGCACGTGGTGCGCGACCCGCGGAATCCGGTGAACCGCAACCGCTCCGGATGGGGCACGGTGCGGCGCGACCGGATGCGGCTGGAGATCCCCGACGGCACCGAGATCCTGGACCCGCTCTTCCTGAGCACGCACTGCCTGGACAGCGGGATGGACGAGGAGGCGGGGGTGTACACCATCGGCTTCCGCCCGCGGCGCTCGGAGCGCGGCCGCATCGACATCCGCGGCGAGATGCGGCTGGACCGCGCGACGCTGCAGGTGAAGTCGCTGCAGGTGGAATGGACCGACGCCACCCGCGTCTTCCTCGAGGCGACGGTGGAGTTCACCGAGGCCGTCGTCCCCGGCGGCGCCGTGCGGCTGCCCGTCGGCGCGATCTTCTCCGGCAGCCCGCCCGAGTCCATGCGCGTCGG